In Nitrospirota bacterium, the following are encoded in one genomic region:
- the istB gene encoding IS21-like element helper ATPase IstB: protein MSKEIFGQINQISMELRLPTFRNNLESVLAKATKTKTTYEQLILELLQSERETRLINRKKAQLRGAGFPQLKHLQDLVRSELPADAMEKLLVLETLDFIAVGQNIILGGSPGTGKTHIAIGLGIKACQAGHTVLFTTVSRLLTQIRESHSSRSLRTLELKFEKYDLVICDEFGYISFDKPGAEMLFNHLSLRTGIKSTIITSNLAFDKWNDVFGNDTVLTAALLDRLTHKAHLINMNGKSYRMKETKKLQQSRK from the coding sequence ATGAGCAAAGAGATTTTTGGACAAATCAATCAAATCAGCATGGAACTTCGGTTGCCCACCTTCCGAAACAATCTGGAATCGGTTTTGGCGAAGGCCACCAAAACAAAAACAACGTATGAGCAGTTGATCCTGGAACTCTTACAATCGGAGCGCGAAACCCGACTGATCAACCGAAAAAAAGCACAGCTGCGGGGTGCCGGCTTCCCGCAGCTAAAACATCTGCAGGATTTGGTTCGCTCAGAACTTCCGGCTGATGCTATGGAAAAACTTCTGGTATTGGAAACCCTTGATTTTATCGCTGTCGGCCAGAACATAATCCTGGGTGGAAGCCCTGGAACCGGAAAAACACATATCGCCATCGGCCTTGGGATCAAGGCTTGCCAGGCAGGTCACACCGTGTTATTTACCACTGTGTCGCGCTTACTCACGCAGATCCGTGAATCGCATTCCAGCCGCTCCTTACGCACCCTGGAACTTAAATTTGAAAAGTATGACCTGGTGATCTGCGATGAGTTCGGTTATATCTCCTTTGACAAGCCCGGTGCTGAAATGCTGTTTAATCACCTGTCCTTAAGAACCGGTATAAAATCTACCATCATTACCTCTAATCTCGCTTTTGACAAATGGAATGATGTCTTTGGAAACGATACCGTATTGACTGCTGCATTGCTTGACAGGCTGACCCATAAAGCGCACCTGATCAATATGAATGGAAAATCATACCGGATGAAAGAAACCAAAAAACTGCAACAATCCAGGAAATAG